One segment of Bradyrhizobium sp. WD16 DNA contains the following:
- a CDS encoding multidrug effflux MFS transporter: protein MTLVLLVAMNGIAPISLYMLVPMLPQLATRFGEDISIAQLTVSLYMVGMAGSQLVMGPLSDRFGRRPVLICCFALVVAANIACIFAATLPQLIAARVAQATGGAAGMVISRAIIRDLYPRHRVGGMISLVIAVMMIAQMLSPLTGGMIDTLFGWRAIFYALAVFTAFTTLAILVALPETRPSRLAGRKGGFINDVRALGTSPAFIGYVLCQMLASAIIFAFAGGGPYLVINHMGRSASEYGAWFASAGFAYMIGNLVSVRLSPRHGLDRMIWLGLSIQIAGAVLNTIWGVTGLNQAPAWLFGTHMIITFGNAFVMSNASAGAISVRPQASGTASGAMGFLQMGFGALCSQGGALLGGRFTTPLPLNLAILALSMACATAIMLLVPRRRATVSAATLAEAEEETGVI, encoded by the coding sequence ATGACGCTGGTGCTGCTGGTGGCGATGAACGGCATCGCGCCGATCTCGCTCTACATGCTGGTGCCGATGCTGCCGCAGCTCGCGACGCGGTTCGGCGAGGACATCTCGATCGCCCAGCTCACGGTCTCGCTCTACATGGTGGGCATGGCCGGCTCCCAGCTGGTGATGGGACCGCTGTCCGACCGGTTCGGCCGACGTCCGGTGCTGATCTGCTGTTTCGCCCTGGTGGTCGCCGCCAATATTGCCTGCATCTTCGCCGCGACGTTGCCGCAGCTGATCGCCGCGCGGGTGGCACAGGCCACCGGCGGCGCCGCCGGCATGGTGATCAGCCGCGCCATCATCCGCGACCTCTATCCCCGCCACCGGGTCGGCGGCATGATCAGCCTCGTCATCGCCGTGATGATGATCGCCCAGATGCTCAGCCCGCTCACCGGCGGCATGATCGACACGCTGTTCGGCTGGCGCGCGATCTTCTATGCCCTCGCCGTCTTCACCGCCTTCACCACCCTCGCCATTCTGGTCGCGCTGCCGGAGACCCGGCCGAGCCGGCTAGCCGGGCGCAAGGGCGGCTTCATCAACGACGTCCGCGCGCTCGGCACCAGTCCCGCCTTCATCGGCTACGTGCTGTGCCAGATGCTTGCATCAGCGATCATCTTCGCCTTCGCCGGCGGCGGCCCCTATCTCGTCATCAACCACATGGGCCGGTCCGCCAGCGAATATGGCGCATGGTTCGCATCGGCCGGCTTCGCCTACATGATCGGCAACCTGGTGTCGGTGCGGTTGTCGCCGCGCCACGGCCTCGATCGCATGATCTGGCTGGGTCTTTCCATCCAGATCGCCGGCGCGGTGCTCAATACCATCTGGGGCGTCACCGGACTGAACCAGGCCCCCGCCTGGCTGTTCGGCACGCACATGATCATCACGTTCGGCAATGCCTTTGTCATGTCGAATGCCTCGGCGGGGGCGATCAGCGTCCGGCCGCAGGCCTCGGGCACGGCTTCGGGGGCCATGGGCTTCCTGCAGATGGGATTCGGCGCGCTGTGCTCGCAGGGCGGCGCGCTGCTCGGCGGCCGCTTCACCACGCCGCTGCCGCTCAATCTCGCCATCCTCGCCCTCTCGATGGCCTGCGCCACGGCGATCATGCTGCTGGTGCCGCGTCGCCGGGCCACGGTCAGCGCCGCGACGCTGGCGGAAGCGGAAGAAGAGACCGGCGTGATCTAA